Part of the Bacillus sp. N1-1 genome, TTTATACCAAAGTGTTTGGTGTAACTCTTCCCCTTTCTCTTTCCTTTTGAAATCCGCAACATTCCGAAAGGCTTTCTGTAAAGAGGTCTTTATTTTCAAGGGTGAGAGCGGTTTCACAATTAAGTCTAATGCGCCGATTTCAATCGCTTCTGTTGCTTTTTCAAAAGTTGGCTCGGCTGTTACTGCAATCACTTCCGTTGTGTAACGATCAATAAACGTTTTCATAAGATTCCATTTATCCCGAGGGACCATGTCCAATTCAATGAAAAGAATATCAGGTAACTCTTTTTCTAAAACCTTCATAACCTCTGTCAACTGATTAACCGTTTCGACTGATGAAATAGGAAATGAATACTTTGAGATTAACCATTTCAATCCGATTAGCTCCTGGGAATCACGATCTCCAACCACTAGTTTGTACATAAGTCATTTGCCTGCTTCCTCTATTCCATTTTCATTCACACAGAAGAGATTCTTTTATTTGTCTCCTCTATCCCTTTTATTTTGTCAAAACAGATAAGAAACCTCAATATTTTTTCTTCCGTTCATTTACGTACCTAAACAAAAAAAGGACTTGCTATGCAGCAATGATCCTTATCTCGTTAGCGAGCTTTCTCTCCATTACCAAGTACAGCTGTAACGCCCCAAACCTTATCGTATGCCCCATATCCATTTAATCCAATATCGAGGTCATGGAAATAACGATGAAGTTTTTGAACATCTCCTGTAGCACCATGTTCAATATAGTGTAAGGCAATGAGTTTAATGTCCTGTAGGTCTTGATTGAGCTTTCCTTTTTCCTCTTTCGAATAAACATTAACGACTGACACTATTTCAATCGCTTTGTCAGTTTGATCTGCATGATTGAGCTTTGATATTTCACCAAATCCAGTCGTTTGATTGTAAAACGCATGTGTCGAAGCAACAAAAGCATTCACATTGTCATATGCGAGATCATTCGAAAGCGCTGACGCAATTTTTTCAATATCCTCTTCCCCGTAATCTGGTCGATCCTCTATAGGAGGAGCAATCCATTCTTTACTCACAGAGAGTGCGCGCTCGTTAACCGAAAAAAGGACATAGATGGTAATGGCAAGACTCGCTATCGTCGCTAGACCAAGCAAAATAAATTTCGCTTTTGTAGTAATCAAAACATCGCCTCCATTCTTATATTGAAAGAAACGTTGTCTTAACGACACAAAAGCGATATCTCATTTCTGATTGATATCGCTTTTGTTTATACGGAATCAGAGAAGCTCCACACCTTAATGATCTCCTAAGGTTTCGGTTAACCCAAACGTATCCTCGTGATCATAGTTGTTCAGAGCTTTGTCGAGATCATGAAAGTACCGATGAAGTGCACGAACCTCAGTTGTTGTAAGGGTTTGGCTAGAAAGTTCCTTTATGGACATTAAGTCTTTTGTTAGATCTTCATGAGCTACCCCGTTTTCTAAAAATACATCAATATAGGCTACGGCAGCAGAGGCTTGACGCTCCTGTGCTTCTAGATCCATAGGACGGTCAATCATCCCGTAGCCCGTTGTTCGATTGTAAAAAGCATGAAAATCCGCAATGAATTCTTCTACTTGCTCGTATTCTGCTGGGAAAGAAGCGGCAGACACTTGATAATCATTCTCCTCAACCTTTGTCCCATTTACCTCGGTGTGAAGTGAGAAAATATAAATATAGAGAGCCGCGAATGTTGCAGCAACGAGGAGACTGATTATGGAAAACATCACTTTCGCTTGATCCATTTCATCTTCCCCCATTCGAATTTCTCTCTACTCTAATTCTTTATTTAGCAAAACCGAAAATATTTTTGATTTTAGTAACGCCCCACTTCGGATCATGTGCTCTGCTTTCGTCCCGGAAACGATCCTGCACAACTGCCATTAGTCTTTCTTCTCGCGCCGACATCTGTTCATCAGCAATTTGTCTTTCTTTCGTTACTTCAAATTGATAGAATTCACGTTCGTCGACTGAAACATCAGCTAAGTGATCGATTTTCTTACCAATCGCATTTAGCTCCATTTGGTTAATGGATGCGTGTGCGTCTGAAGCAGTGGCGATTTCTTCATGAACAATTTCATGAACTTGATGAACGATATCTTTTTCCAAGCGCTTAACGGTTTCATCCATACTAAGAAGTTTTTTTACTTCTTCTGATTCAACAAAAGAAACAATTTTGGATAAAGAAGTCTGAATATCTACTTGCTCAATAGGCTCGCTAGGCGGCGTTTTTTCTGCTTCCTTTCCCTGTAGTTCTAACGTATTGATAATGACTTCATCGGCAGCATGACTTTCTTTCATGTTTTTAATTAATTGAAGGACTTCAATATCACCAATTGTATACGTACGGGCATTGTTTTCATCACGTGGAATCGTTAGAAATGGCGCAAATTGCTCTTCCCATAATTTCAATGTATGACGAGACACATTCAACATGGAAGCCACCCTGGAAATCATCATTGTATTATTCATCTACATCATTCCTCCCCGTTGATTTAATAAAGGTATTCCATGCCCATCTAACTATTTTCCTGCAAGATGACAAAGGTTCTTAAAAACAGTCAGAGACTCTCAGGAAATAGCGTTAATCTACAAAAGCGCTCGTTTGTTGTAATGTTTTGAAATGGATTATTCGCTTTTCTCGAATTATGACGTGATCTGATCTAGCAGGCTAATTTTGTCTGTTTTGACTCATTTCCAAACATAAAAGAAAGCGTTATCATAACGAGTTATTATGGTAATATATAGATAAAACGAAATGGGGGAAGTTATGAGTACGGTTTTTACACCTGTAAAACAGCCTAAGTTACAGAAGAGAAAATGGCCGTATTACCTTACTGGAAGTATCTTATTATTAATGATTCTCGCTTTAGCCATCAGTTTTTGGTTTGTACAGAGAACAGCTCCTGAAACAAACGGGGAAATCACCTTATCAGGCTTAGAAGGTTCTGTTTCCATTTATCGAGATCGTTCAGGTGTTCCTCATATTGAGGCCACATCTACAAAGGATTTATTTATGGCTCAAGGATTTGTGACAGCTCAGGACCGCATGTTTCAAATGGACCTAAGTCGTCGTCAAGCTTCTGGTACACTAAGTGAAGTCATTGGTGAGTCAACGATCGACAATGACAAGTTTTTTCGAACGCTAGGCTTAAGAAGGGCTGCAGAAGATTCTTATACCGCCTACTCTGATGAGGCAAAGCAAATACTCGAGTGGTATGCAGATGGTGTTAACGCCTATATAACACAAGCAAAAGCGGAGAATTCACTGCCAATTGAATTTACACTTGCGGGTTATGAACCAAATGCATGGACACCACTTGACTCTCTTACAATTGGAAAGTATATGGCGTTTGATTTAGGTGGCCATTGGGAAGGTCAGGCATTTCGCTACTACCTTCTTCAGAATTTCTCAGAAGAAGAAGCAATGGATTTGTTTCCGAGCTATCCTGATGAAGGGTCTACTGTTATTCAAGAAATTAAAGAAAGTCAGTTAGATATCTCAAAAAGTTTTGCTAAAGCGGTTATCCCTGATCCGTTTAACGGAAGTAATAATTGGGTCGTATCAGGCGAAAAAACCGCTTCAGGAAAGCCGCTTCTAGCCAATGATCCGCATCTTGGCCTCGGTACGCCTCCTATCTGGTATGAAACACACTTAAATTCTCCAGATTATCAGGTTAGTGGCGTTATTTTTGCAGGCGTTCCTGGAATTATCGTGGGACGAAACGACTCGATCGCCTGGGGAGTTACAAATGTTGGACCAGATGTTCAGGATCTCTATATTGAAAAAAGAAACCCTGATAATCCCAATGAATTTCAATATAACGATTCATGGGAGGAAGCAGAAGTTCTTGATGAAAGCATACCTGTAAAAGACAGTGATCCGATTCCATATGAAGTCGTGATTACACGCCACGGCCCAATTCTTTCAGAATTTGCTCATGACGATCAACCAGATACAGCTTTATCCCTCAGGTGGACTGCATTAGATCCCTCAACCGAATTGGAAGCAGTTCTTAAGATCGATCAAGCGTCTAACTGGGAAGAATTTAAGGAAGCGCTAACTTCTTTTCATACGCCCGCTCAAAATTTTGTGTTTGCTTCCACTGACGGAACAATTGCTTACCGAGCAAATGGACTCATTCCGATTCGTAAAAATGGCGATAGCATGCTGCCAGTCCCTGGTTGGAACGGTGACTATGAATGGGAAGGTTATATACCCTGGGAAGAACTTCCGACAATCGTTAATCCGGATGAAGGGTTCATTTCTACCGCAAATAATAAAATTACAACAGATGACTACCCCTATCACATCACCCATACGTGGGCTCAACCTTATCGTCAGGATC contains:
- a CDS encoding penicillin acylase family protein — its product is MSTVFTPVKQPKLQKRKWPYYLTGSILLLMILALAISFWFVQRTAPETNGEITLSGLEGSVSIYRDRSGVPHIEATSTKDLFMAQGFVTAQDRMFQMDLSRRQASGTLSEVIGESTIDNDKFFRTLGLRRAAEDSYTAYSDEAKQILEWYADGVNAYITQAKAENSLPIEFTLAGYEPNAWTPLDSLTIGKYMAFDLGGHWEGQAFRYYLLQNFSEEEAMDLFPSYPDEGSTVIQEIKESQLDISKSFAKAVIPDPFNGSNNWVVSGEKTASGKPLLANDPHLGLGTPPIWYETHLNSPDYQVSGVIFAGVPGIIVGRNDSIAWGVTNVGPDVQDLYIEKRNPDNPNEFQYNDSWEEAEVLDESIPVKDSDPIPYEVVITRHGPILSEFAHDDQPDTALSLRWTALDPSTELEAVLKIDQASNWEEFKEALTSFHTPAQNFVFASTDGTIAYRANGLIPIRKNGDSMLPVPGWNGDYEWEGYIPWEELPTIVNPDEGFISTANNKITTDDYPYHITHTWAQPYRQDRIREVLIDGNNLDAQDMMNLQNDFVNLQGKELTPLLTKELHKENLTSVEKDALSILHEWNYIDGRDEAAPLLFHLWLVEMEKVLFDGKIDKEMMPLFDGKSQVVDQLIRRAVNGEEGPWMEKSGGFQPVVTKSYQAAVDRAVSLQGHTPKKWAWGTFHSVPFEHPLSAIKPLNLLFNPEVNAMGGSRVTVGAAGWNSSTGTVNHGAPWRGVTDLANMETSYNVISPGQSGYVFSEWYDNQIDDWVNGRYHETKMSGYEENAKHLILKP
- a CDS encoding MerR family transcriptional regulator; translated protein: MNNTMMISRVASMLNVSRHTLKLWEEQFAPFLTIPRDENNARTYTIGDIEVLQLIKNMKESHAADEVIINTLELQGKEAEKTPPSEPIEQVDIQTSLSKIVSFVESEEVKKLLSMDETVKRLEKDIVHQVHEIVHEEIATASDAHASINQMELNAIGKKIDHLADVSVDEREFYQFEVTKERQIADEQMSAREERLMAVVQDRFRDESRAHDPKWGVTKIKNIFGFAK